Proteins from a genomic interval of Caulobacter rhizosphaerae:
- a CDS encoding TolC family outer membrane protein, translating to MSNSRRAALLAAACSVGLMAGLASVAHAETLADALALAYQTNPTLQGQRANQRFTDEGVVQAKTAFRPSVTGSASISGTHTELANPGTSAAVVGGQIVQVPNRDHADSAGSGASLSLGQALYTGGRASANLSAAEADVLAGREDLRSVEQSVLGSVIQSYVDVRRDQERLRIAQENVTVLTRQLEESKARFEVGEITRTDVAQSEARLAAAQASLSSAQAILAASRAAYAAVVGQNPTDLAPEPSLAALLPASVEQAFDLVDKNNPSIQAARYAEQAAAARVAAAKAVYRPTVSARAGLGWDASEINSAGRQYGDYDRAVSGSITASVPLFTGGLNASQVRAAKERENAARIAVEGAQRQALQQISTAWNNLLASRANLVSNEEQVRATKIAFEGVRQEQQVGLRTTLDVLNAQLELANAEVALVVARRDEYVASASVLQAMGVLNVANLAPELERYDPVKSYNKVNHAFGWVPWEPVVRAVDKVGGPSTAVKAAPRASTTAPGK from the coding sequence CTGATGGCGGGCCTTGCTTCCGTCGCGCACGCCGAAACCCTCGCCGACGCCCTGGCCCTGGCCTATCAGACCAACCCCACCCTGCAAGGCCAGCGCGCCAACCAGCGGTTCACCGACGAGGGCGTGGTCCAGGCCAAGACGGCGTTCCGGCCCAGCGTGACCGGTTCGGCCAGCATCAGCGGCACCCACACTGAACTGGCCAATCCCGGCACCAGCGCCGCGGTGGTCGGCGGCCAGATCGTCCAGGTACCCAATCGCGACCACGCCGACTCCGCCGGCAGCGGCGCCTCGCTCAGCCTGGGCCAGGCGCTCTATACGGGCGGCCGGGCCAGCGCCAACCTGTCGGCCGCCGAGGCCGACGTACTGGCCGGCCGCGAGGACCTGCGCAGCGTCGAGCAGTCGGTGCTGGGCAGCGTCATCCAGAGCTATGTCGACGTCCGGCGCGACCAGGAACGCCTGCGCATCGCCCAGGAGAACGTCACCGTCCTGACCCGCCAGCTGGAGGAATCCAAGGCGCGCTTCGAGGTCGGCGAGATCACCCGCACCGACGTGGCCCAGTCCGAGGCCCGCCTGGCCGCGGCCCAGGCCAGCCTGTCCTCGGCGCAGGCCATCCTGGCCGCCAGCCGGGCGGCCTACGCCGCCGTGGTCGGCCAGAACCCGACCGACCTGGCCCCCGAGCCGTCCCTGGCCGCCCTGCTGCCCGCCAGCGTCGAGCAGGCCTTCGACCTGGTCGACAAGAACAATCCGTCGATCCAGGCCGCCCGCTACGCCGAGCAGGCCGCCGCCGCCCGCGTCGCCGCCGCCAAGGCCGTCTATCGTCCCACGGTCTCGGCCCGGGCGGGCCTGGGCTGGGACGCCAGCGAGATCAACAGCGCCGGCCGCCAGTACGGCGACTACGATCGCGCGGTCAGCGGCTCGATCACCGCGTCGGTGCCGCTGTTCACCGGCGGCCTGAACGCCTCGCAGGTCCGCGCGGCCAAGGAGCGCGAGAACGCGGCCCGCATCGCGGTCGAGGGCGCCCAGCGCCAGGCGCTGCAGCAGATCTCGACCGCATGGAACAACCTGCTGGCCTCGCGCGCCAACCTCGTCTCGAACGAGGAGCAGGTCCGGGCCACCAAGATCGCCTTCGAGGGCGTGCGCCAGGAGCAGCAGGTCGGCCTGCGCACCACCCTGGACGTGCTGAACGCCCAGCTGGAACTGGCCAACGCCGAGGTCGCCCTGGTGGTGGCCCGCCGCGACGAATACGTGGCCAGCGCCAGCGTGCTGCAGGCCATGGGGGTGCTGAACGTCGCCAACCTGGCCCCCGAGCTCGAGCGCTACGATCCGGTCAAGTCGTACAACAAGGTCAACCACGCCTTTGGCTGGGTGCCCTGGGAGCCCGTGGTGCGGGCGGTCGACAAGGTCGGCGGGCCGTCGACGGCGGTCAAGGCCGCGCCCCGCGCCTCGACGACGGCGCCCGGCAAGTAG
- a CDS encoding DUF2497 domain-containing protein, translated as MSDQSPQEPTMEEILASIRRIISEDDAPAEAAAAPEPEPAPIEEAPAEDDVLELTDPIEPPAPVESLGDIDVYSPEPEPEPAPAPAPPPEPAPAPAFSRDEVADNLVGDHAAGLAASAFGSLSSALLMPKDGRTLEDVVRELLRPLLKEWLDQNLPRIVETKVEEEVHRIARGRSV; from the coding sequence ATGTCCGACCAGAGCCCGCAAGAACCGACGATGGAGGAGATCCTCGCCTCCATCCGACGCATCATCTCGGAAGATGACGCGCCGGCGGAGGCCGCCGCGGCGCCCGAACCGGAGCCCGCGCCCATCGAGGAGGCCCCGGCCGAGGACGACGTACTGGAGCTGACCGATCCGATCGAGCCTCCCGCGCCGGTCGAGAGCCTGGGCGATATCGACGTCTATTCGCCTGAGCCCGAGCCGGAGCCCGCCCCGGCGCCGGCTCCGCCGCCCGAACCGGCCCCCGCGCCGGCGTTCTCGCGCGACGAGGTGGCCGACAACCTGGTGGGCGACCACGCCGCCGGCCTGGCCGCCAGCGCCTTCGGCAGCCTCAGCTCGGCCCTGCTGATGCCCAAGGACGGCCGCACCCTGGAGGATGTCGTGCGCGAACTGCTGCGCCCGCTGCTCAAGGAGTGGCTGGACCAGAACCTGCCGCGCATCGTCGAGACCAAGGTCGAGGAAGAAGTCCACCGCATCGCCCGCGGTCGCAGCGTATAA
- a CDS encoding valine--tRNA ligase: MLEKTFDPKSVEPRLYAAWEASGAFKPSEAPGAEAFTIVIPPPNVTGSLHIGHALNNTLQDVLTRFHRMRGKSALWLPGTDHAGIATQMVVERQLAAAGNIGRREMGREAFVDKVWEWKAESGGAITNQLRRLGASCDWSRERFTLDEGLSAAVRKVFVQLYKQNLLYRDKRLVNWDPQFQTAISDLEVEQKEVDGHYWHFAYPLADGVTFQYPVAFDDEGKATEFETRDFIVVATTRPETMLGDTAVAVHPSDERYKDLVGKDVVLPIVGRRIPIVADDYADPTKGSGAVKITPAHDFNDFGVGKRHGLPAINILTPDARLNDEVPEAYRGLDRFAARKAIVAKAEEDGWLREIEKTRHMVPHGDRSGVVIEPYLTDQWYVDAKTLAQPALKAVEEGATVFEPKHWEKTYFEWLRNIEPWCVSRQLWWGHRIPAWFGPKLEAGRIVLENAEVSPTLSASSSLTDRDIFVAEDEAEALQEARNHYGCEVQVAENFDAWLKMFPTSSANGERVVYIYRDEDVLDTWFSSALWPFSTLGWPEKTQDLAKFYPTSTLVTGFDIIFFWVARMMMMGIHFMGEVPFKQVFINALVRDEKGAKMSKSKGNVMDPLVLIDELGCDAVRFTMTAMSGQARDIKLSKQRIEGYRNFGTKLWNASRFAQMNECVRVEGFDPSTVRQPINKWIRGETVKTAAEVTRALEAPAFSDAADALYKFIWNVFCDWYVELAKPILNGDDSEAKAETRATAAWALDVILKLLHPVMPFITEELWDKTAEFGAPRQGMLIVEKWPELPDAWIDADAEAEIGWLVETVGEIRSIRAEMNVPPGAKPPLSVIGAGPETKARLARHRDLLLSLARLDSAREAETAPAGSVPIVLGEATGALAIAEFIDLTAEKARLAKEIAGHVGEIEKTGKKLSNPDFLARAKEEVVEENRERLAEAEAAKAKLEAALARLEAVG; encoded by the coding sequence ATGCTTGAAAAGACCTTCGATCCCAAATCCGTCGAACCCCGCCTGTACGCCGCCTGGGAGGCCTCCGGGGCCTTCAAGCCCAGCGAGGCGCCGGGCGCCGAGGCGTTCACGATCGTCATCCCGCCGCCCAACGTCACCGGCTCGCTGCACATCGGCCACGCGCTGAACAACACGCTGCAGGACGTGCTGACCCGCTTCCACCGCATGCGCGGCAAGTCGGCCCTATGGCTGCCGGGCACCGACCACGCCGGCATCGCCACCCAGATGGTCGTCGAGCGCCAGCTGGCCGCCGCCGGCAATATCGGCCGTCGCGAGATGGGCCGCGAGGCCTTCGTCGACAAGGTCTGGGAATGGAAGGCCGAAAGCGGCGGGGCGATCACCAACCAGCTGCGCCGCCTGGGCGCCAGCTGCGACTGGTCGCGCGAACGCTTCACCCTGGACGAGGGCCTCTCGGCCGCCGTCCGCAAGGTGTTCGTCCAGCTCTACAAGCAGAACCTGCTGTATCGTGACAAAAGATTGGTCAACTGGGACCCGCAGTTCCAGACCGCCATCTCCGACCTCGAGGTCGAGCAGAAGGAGGTCGACGGCCACTACTGGCACTTCGCCTATCCGCTGGCTGACGGCGTGACCTTCCAATACCCGGTCGCCTTCGACGACGAGGGCAAGGCGACGGAATTCGAGACCCGCGACTTCATCGTCGTGGCCACCACGCGTCCGGAGACGATGCTGGGCGACACCGCCGTGGCCGTCCATCCGTCGGACGAACGCTACAAGGACCTGGTCGGCAAGGACGTGGTCCTGCCGATCGTCGGCCGCCGCATCCCGATCGTCGCCGACGACTACGCCGACCCGACCAAGGGCTCGGGCGCGGTCAAGATCACCCCGGCCCACGACTTCAACGACTTCGGCGTCGGCAAGCGCCACGGCCTGCCGGCGATCAACATCCTGACGCCGGACGCCCGGCTGAACGACGAGGTCCCCGAGGCCTATCGCGGCCTGGACCGTTTCGCCGCCCGCAAGGCGATCGTCGCCAAGGCCGAGGAAGACGGCTGGCTGCGCGAGATCGAGAAGACCCGCCACATGGTCCCGCACGGCGACCGCTCGGGCGTGGTCATCGAGCCCTATCTGACCGACCAGTGGTACGTCGACGCCAAGACCCTGGCCCAGCCCGCCCTGAAGGCGGTGGAGGAGGGGGCGACGGTCTTCGAACCGAAGCACTGGGAAAAGACCTATTTCGAGTGGCTGCGCAACATCGAGCCCTGGTGCGTCTCGCGCCAGCTGTGGTGGGGGCATCGCATCCCGGCGTGGTTCGGGCCGAAGCTTGAGGCCGGTCGGATAGTTTTGGAGAATGCTGAAGTTTCGCCGACCCTCAGCGCCTCAAGCTCACTGACGGACCGCGATATTTTTGTTGCTGAAGATGAAGCTGAGGCGCTGCAAGAAGCGCGCAACCACTATGGCTGCGAAGTTCAGGTTGCTGAGAACTTCGACGCTTGGCTTAAGATGTTCCCCACTTCGAGCGCGAATGGCGAGCGTGTCGTCTACATCTACCGCGACGAGGACGTGCTCGACACCTGGTTCAGCTCGGCCCTGTGGCCGTTCTCGACCCTGGGCTGGCCGGAGAAGACGCAGGACCTGGCCAAGTTCTACCCCACCAGCACCCTGGTCACCGGCTTCGACATCATCTTCTTCTGGGTGGCCCGGATGATGATGATGGGCATCCACTTCATGGGCGAAGTCCCGTTCAAGCAGGTGTTCATCAACGCCCTCGTCCGCGACGAGAAGGGCGCCAAGATGAGCAAGTCCAAGGGCAACGTGATGGACCCGCTGGTCCTGATCGACGAGCTGGGCTGCGACGCGGTGCGCTTCACCATGACGGCGATGTCGGGCCAGGCCCGCGACATCAAGCTCAGCAAGCAGCGCATCGAGGGCTACCGCAACTTCGGCACCAAGCTGTGGAACGCCTCGCGCTTCGCCCAGATGAACGAGTGCGTCCGCGTCGAGGGCTTCGACCCGTCCACGGTCCGGCAGCCGATCAACAAGTGGATCCGCGGCGAGACGGTCAAGACCGCCGCCGAGGTGACGCGCGCGCTTGAGGCTCCGGCCTTCAGCGACGCCGCCGACGCGCTCTACAAGTTCATCTGGAACGTGTTCTGCGACTGGTACGTCGAGTTGGCCAAGCCGATCCTCAACGGCGACGACTCCGAGGCCAAGGCCGAGACCCGCGCCACGGCCGCCTGGGCGCTGGACGTGATCCTCAAGCTGCTGCACCCGGTCATGCCGTTCATCACCGAGGAGCTGTGGGACAAGACCGCCGAGTTCGGCGCGCCCCGCCAGGGCATGCTGATCGTCGAGAAGTGGCCCGAGCTTCCGGATGCCTGGATCGACGCCGACGCGGAGGCCGAGATCGGCTGGCTGGTCGAGACGGTCGGCGAGATCCGCTCGATCCGCGCCGAGATGAACGTGCCGCCCGGCGCCAAGCCGCCGCTGTCGGTGATCGGGGCCGGTCCCGAGACCAAGGCGCGCTTGGCCCGGCACCGCGACCTGCTGCTGAGCCTGGCCCGCCTGGACAGCGCCCGCGAGGCCGAGACGGCCCCGGCGGGTTCGGTCCCGATCGTGCTGGGCGAGGCGACCGGCGCCCTGGCTATCGCCGAGTTCATTGACCTGACGGCCGAGAAGGCTCGCCTGGCCAAGGAGATCGCCGGCCATGTCGGCGAGATCGAGAAGACCGGCAAGAAGCTGAGCAACCCCGACTTCCTGGCCCGCGCCAAGGAAGAGGTCGTCGAGGAGAACCGCGAGCGCCTGGCCGAGGCGGAGGCCGCCAAGGCCAAGCTGGAAGCGGCGTTGGCGCGGCTGGAGGCGGTAGGCTGA
- a CDS encoding serine hydrolase domain-containing protein — translation MRPWISSLAVAASLVLASPGLAAPPPASPAPAAIAAAPDAALDAPMAARLDKVVDTALAEHRLVGTVVLVARDGKLVYHRAAGLADRESGRRMREDAVFRFSSVTKPFVSVAVMKLVEDGKLRLDDPVTRWLPDFKPKLADGTAPVITLRQLLNHTSGLTYGLAEAPSHPYHRLGVSDGIDLSGISLDENIRRLGQAPLAFPPGSRWRYSLAIDVLGAVVEKATGKPLPQVVAETVTTPLGLADAGFVARDPARLATPYVNAQPEPTRMTDNQDVPLGPTAVRFAPSRATDKTAFPSGGAGMVGTAGDVLALLETVRKGGAPILKASTVAQMMKDQVGPQAATQGPGWGFGYGWAVLDDPAVAKTPQAAGTIAWGGVYGHNWFVDAKAGLTVVIMTNTAFEGMNGPFTTQVRDAVYGR, via the coding sequence ATGCGTCCGTGGATCTCCAGCCTCGCCGTCGCCGCCAGCCTGGTCCTGGCCTCGCCCGGCCTCGCCGCGCCGCCCCCAGCAAGCCCAGCGCCCGCAGCCATCGCCGCCGCGCCCGACGCGGCCCTCGACGCGCCCATGGCCGCCCGGCTGGACAAGGTGGTCGACACCGCCCTGGCCGAGCACCGGCTGGTCGGGACCGTGGTGCTGGTCGCCCGCGACGGCAAGCTGGTCTACCACCGCGCCGCCGGCCTGGCCGACCGCGAGTCCGGCCGTCGAATGCGCGAGGACGCCGTCTTCCGCTTCTCCTCGGTGACCAAGCCGTTCGTCAGCGTGGCGGTGATGAAGCTGGTCGAGGACGGCAAGCTGCGGCTCGACGATCCCGTGACCCGGTGGCTGCCGGACTTCAAGCCGAAGCTGGCCGACGGAACCGCGCCGGTCATCACCCTGCGCCAGCTGCTGAACCACACCAGCGGCCTGACCTACGGCCTGGCCGAGGCGCCGTCGCACCCCTACCACCGGCTGGGCGTGTCTGACGGCATCGACCTGTCGGGGATCAGCCTGGACGAGAACATCCGCCGCCTGGGCCAGGCGCCCCTGGCCTTCCCGCCCGGCTCGCGGTGGCGCTATTCGCTGGCCATCGACGTGCTGGGCGCGGTGGTCGAGAAGGCGACGGGCAAGCCCCTGCCCCAGGTCGTGGCCGAGACCGTCACGACGCCGCTGGGCCTGGCCGACGCCGGCTTCGTCGCCCGCGACCCGGCCCGGCTGGCGACGCCCTATGTCAACGCCCAGCCCGAGCCGACCCGGATGACCGACAACCAGGACGTGCCGCTGGGGCCCACGGCGGTGCGCTTCGCGCCGAGCCGGGCCACGGACAAGACCGCCTTCCCGTCCGGCGGCGCGGGCATGGTCGGCACGGCCGGCGACGTGTTGGCCCTGCTGGAGACCGTCCGCAAGGGCGGCGCCCCGATCCTGAAGGCCTCGACGGTCGCGCAGATGATGAAGGACCAGGTCGGACCGCAGGCGGCGACCCAAGGTCCCGGCTGGGGCTTCGGCTATGGCTGGGCGGTGCTGGACGACCCCGCCGTCGCCAAGACCCCGCAGGCGGCCGGCACGATCGCCTGGGGCGGGGTCTACGGCCACAACTGGTTCGTCGACGCCAAGGCCGGCCTGACCGTGGTGATCATGACCAACACCGCGTTCGAGGGGATGAACGGCCCCTTCACCACCCAGGTCCGCGACGCCGTCTACGGCCGCTGA
- the ligA gene encoding NAD-dependent DNA ligase LigA, with the protein MSQIAVADLTKDQADAELAWLADELAAHDLRYHQQDAPTISDAEYDALKRRNLDIEARFPELIRENSPSMRVGAARAEQFSAVEHGVPMLSLDNAFSNDEATEFDARIRRFLRLTTEPVFYTAEPKIDGLSASLRYEKGVLVQGATRGDGKVGEDVTANLRTIADIPHRLKGTGWPDVIEIRGEVYVELEAFAAFNAAALEAGQRTYANPRNFAAGSLRQIDPKISAQRPLRFFAYAWGLASGPFAAGQWEALEKLHAWGFVTTAPPARRVQDAQGLLEAYAEFEVLRPKLPFDIDGVVYKVDDLEQQRRLGFVSRSPRWAIARKFPAQQARTILEAIDLQVGRTGAITPVARLKPVTVGGVSVTNATLHNADEIERLDVRVGDTVVIQRAGDVIPQIVQVALEERPSPPPEPYQFPHECPCPLKTPLAREVNASGTESVVRRCTGEFACPFQRIEHLRHFVSRRAFDIEGLGEKQLAAFFEAGWIKEPADIFKLARDEEKLAELRAWDGYGETSVANLVKGIEARRTIGLDRVIYGLGMRDIGETTSTVLARNFDRFEDLQAAAERAAAQLPGAVYLELAGAAGVGPKARDELVEAGKGGLKADPWPEADSLEVKIGHAVPRLNKPARAALAQRYGDWDAFAQALAQAGQGAPGEDYLQMAAIDGIGPVAAQSIARFFAEEHNREKVRNLVAELDIQPVAKPKTDTAVAGKTIVFTGSLEKMTRDEAKAQAEALGAKVASSVSRKTDLVVAGPGAGSKLKTATELGVEVMTEDEWLEMVGG; encoded by the coding sequence GTGTCCCAGATCGCCGTCGCCGACCTCACCAAGGACCAAGCCGATGCCGAGCTGGCGTGGCTGGCCGATGAGCTGGCGGCGCACGACCTGCGCTATCACCAGCAGGACGCCCCGACGATCAGCGACGCCGAGTACGACGCCCTCAAGCGCCGCAACCTCGACATCGAGGCCCGGTTTCCCGAGCTGATCCGCGAGAACTCGCCGTCGATGCGGGTGGGGGCGGCGCGGGCCGAACAGTTCTCGGCCGTTGAGCACGGCGTGCCGATGCTGAGCCTGGACAACGCCTTTTCCAACGACGAGGCGACCGAGTTCGACGCCCGCATCCGCCGGTTCCTGCGGCTGACGACCGAGCCGGTGTTCTACACCGCCGAGCCGAAGATCGACGGCCTGTCGGCCTCGCTGCGCTACGAGAAGGGCGTTCTGGTCCAGGGTGCGACCCGGGGCGACGGCAAGGTCGGCGAGGACGTCACCGCCAACCTGCGCACCATCGCCGACATCCCCCACAGGCTGAAAGGAACCGGCTGGCCGGACGTGATCGAGATCCGCGGCGAGGTCTATGTCGAGCTGGAGGCCTTCGCGGCCTTCAACGCCGCCGCGCTGGAAGCCGGCCAGCGCACCTACGCCAATCCGCGCAACTTCGCCGCCGGCTCGCTGCGCCAGATCGACCCGAAGATCAGCGCCCAGCGGCCGCTGCGGTTCTTCGCCTATGCCTGGGGCCTGGCCAGCGGCCCGTTCGCGGCCGGACAGTGGGAGGCGCTGGAAAAGCTGCACGCGTGGGGCTTCGTCACCACCGCCCCGCCGGCCCGGCGGGTGCAGGACGCCCAGGGCCTGCTCGAGGCCTATGCCGAGTTCGAGGTGCTGCGGCCCAAGCTGCCGTTCGACATCGACGGGGTGGTCTACAAGGTCGACGACCTGGAGCAGCAGCGCCGCCTGGGTTTCGTGTCGCGCTCGCCGCGCTGGGCCATCGCCCGCAAGTTCCCGGCCCAGCAGGCCCGCACGATCCTGGAGGCCATCGACCTGCAGGTGGGCCGCACCGGCGCGATCACCCCGGTGGCGCGGCTCAAGCCCGTGACCGTCGGCGGGGTCTCGGTGACCAACGCCACCCTGCACAACGCCGACGAGATCGAGCGCCTGGACGTCCGTGTGGGCGACACCGTGGTGATCCAGCGCGCCGGCGACGTCATCCCGCAGATCGTCCAGGTGGCCCTGGAAGAGCGGCCCAGCCCGCCGCCGGAACCCTATCAGTTTCCGCATGAATGCCCGTGCCCGCTGAAGACGCCGCTGGCCCGCGAGGTCAATGCGTCCGGGACGGAGTCGGTGGTGCGCCGCTGCACGGGCGAGTTCGCCTGTCCGTTCCAGCGCATCGAGCACCTGCGCCACTTCGTCTCCCGTCGCGCCTTCGACATCGAGGGCCTGGGCGAAAAGCAGCTGGCGGCCTTCTTCGAGGCCGGCTGGATCAAGGAACCGGCCGACATCTTCAAGCTGGCCCGCGACGAAGAGAAGCTGGCCGAGCTTCGGGCGTGGGACGGCTACGGCGAGACCTCGGTCGCCAACCTGGTCAAGGGCATCGAAGCGCGGCGCACCATCGGCCTGGACCGGGTGATCTACGGCCTGGGCATGCGCGACATCGGCGAGACGACCTCGACGGTGCTGGCCCGCAACTTCGATCGCTTCGAGGACCTGCAGGCCGCGGCCGAGCGGGCGGCGGCGCAGCTGCCGGGAGCGGTCTATCTGGAGCTGGCCGGCGCGGCCGGGGTTGGTCCCAAGGCCCGCGACGAACTGGTCGAGGCCGGCAAGGGCGGTCTGAAGGCCGATCCGTGGCCGGAGGCCGACAGCCTTGAGGTCAAGATCGGCCACGCCGTGCCCAGGCTGAACAAGCCGGCCCGGGCGGCCCTGGCGCAGCGCTACGGCGACTGGGACGCCTTCGCCCAGGCCCTGGCCCAGGCGGGGCAGGGCGCGCCGGGCGAGGACTATCTGCAGATGGCGGCCATCGACGGGATCGGCCCGGTGGCCGCCCAGTCGATCGCCCGGTTCTTCGCCGAGGAACACAACCGGGAAAAGGTTCGAAACCTGGTCGCCGAGCTGGACATCCAGCCGGTCGCCAAACCCAAGACCGACACCGCCGTGGCGGGCAAGACCATCGTCTTCACCGGTTCGCTGGAGAAGATGACCCGCGACGAGGCCAAGGCCCAGGCCGAGGCCCTGGGCGCCAAGGTCGCCTCGTCGGTGTCCAGGAAGACCGACCTGGTGGTGGCGGGCCCGGGCGCCGGCTCGAAGCTGAAGACCGCCACCGAGCTGGGCGTCGAGGTGATGACCGAGGATGAATGGCTGGAGATGGTGGGGGGATAG
- a CDS encoding DUF2147 domain-containing protein, with protein MKLPILAAAFALSSAGLAAPAFAQDVTGLWQTQTNGGQVEISHCGNSLCGKLVSSNHIKSDPSVKDEKNKDASLRNRPLKNMQMLYDFTGGPTKWTGGKVYNAADGGTYSGTITLLSANELKLKGCIVAPLCKTEKWTRIK; from the coding sequence ATGAAACTGCCTATCCTCGCCGCCGCTTTCGCCCTTTCCTCGGCGGGTCTCGCCGCCCCCGCCTTCGCCCAGGACGTCACGGGCCTGTGGCAGACCCAGACCAACGGCGGCCAGGTCGAAATCAGCCATTGCGGCAACAGCCTGTGCGGCAAGCTGGTCAGCTCGAACCACATCAAGAGCGACCCGTCGGTCAAGGACGAGAAGAACAAGGACGCGTCCCTGCGCAACCGGCCGCTGAAGAACATGCAGATGCTGTACGACTTCACCGGCGGCCCGACCAAGTGGACTGGCGGCAAGGTCTACAACGCCGCCGACGGCGGCACCTATTCGGGGACGATCACCCTGCTCTCGGCCAACGAGTTGAAGCTGAAGGGCTGCATCGTGGCCCCGCTGTGCAAGACCGAGAAGTGGACGCGGATCAAGTAG
- a CDS encoding TrmH family RNA methyltransferase, translated as MNAPHAPKTVTSLSNATVKAVRALHMRKEREESGLFLAEGLKIVIEAIDCGHAPRILMYGRDAADHPMLQKASQACLKAGGEVIEVNREILEKVSRRDNPQAVVGVFKQVYASLSAIVPESAPCWVAMQAVRDPGNLGTVIRTADAAGCGGVILVGDCVDPYSVEGVRATMGSIFAVKIAKASVAEFLAWRESWPGSVVGTLLTATVDHRSADYVKPSLILMGNEQQGLPPELAAACDVNVKIPMRGRADSLNLSVATGIMIYTVTG; from the coding sequence ATGAACGCCCCCCATGCGCCCAAGACCGTCACCTCGCTGTCGAACGCCACCGTCAAGGCCGTCCGCGCCCTGCATATGCGCAAAGAGCGCGAGGAGAGCGGCCTGTTCCTGGCCGAGGGCCTGAAGATCGTCATCGAGGCGATCGACTGCGGCCACGCCCCCAGGATCCTGATGTACGGCCGCGACGCCGCCGACCATCCGATGCTGCAGAAGGCCAGCCAGGCCTGCCTGAAGGCCGGCGGCGAGGTCATCGAGGTCAATCGCGAGATCCTCGAAAAGGTCTCGCGGCGCGACAATCCCCAGGCCGTGGTCGGGGTCTTCAAGCAGGTTTATGCGTCGCTCAGCGCCATCGTGCCCGAGAGCGCCCCGTGCTGGGTGGCCATGCAGGCCGTGCGCGACCCGGGCAACCTGGGCACAGTGATCCGCACCGCCGACGCGGCCGGCTGCGGCGGGGTGATCCTGGTCGGCGACTGCGTGGACCCCTATTCGGTCGAGGGCGTGCGGGCCACCATGGGCTCGATCTTCGCGGTCAAGATCGCCAAGGCCTCGGTGGCCGAGTTCCTGGCCTGGCGCGAGTCCTGGCCGGGCTCGGTGGTCGGCACCCTGCTGACCGCCACGGTCGACCACCGGAGCGCCGACTATGTGAAGCCGTCGCTGATCCTGATGGGCAACGAGCAGCAGGGCCTGCCGCCCGAACTGGCCGCGGCTTGCGACGTCAACGTCAAGATCCCGATGCGCGGCCGGGCCGACAGCCTGAACCTGTCGGTGGCCACCGGGATCATGATCTATACGGTGACCGGTTGA
- a CDS encoding class I SAM-dependent methyltransferase: MDPTIAAAPLVMRTTGWADYALLDSGHGRKLERYGRYTVVRPEPQCFWAPRLDQKVWDSADAVFDPSDEDEAGRWRFKGKPLEKFDLAWGETRFHGQFTPFRHLAFFPEQAANWAWQDARVRAVKGRQPKVLNLFGYTGVASLVCAAAGAAVTHVDASKKSVGFARENAAFAGLADRPIRWIVEDARRFVAREVRRGSQYDGIILDPPKFGRGADGEVWRLFEDLAELTHNCAQILAPDASFLLMNAYAARVSGAAMSGLLAQELKGRSGVIDWGELSLVEEKGDRQIGLSFFARWASE, from the coding sequence ATGGATCCGACCATCGCCGCCGCCCCGCTCGTCATGCGCACCACCGGCTGGGCCGACTACGCCCTGCTGGACAGCGGCCATGGCCGGAAGCTGGAACGTTACGGCCGCTACACCGTGGTGCGCCCCGAGCCGCAGTGCTTCTGGGCCCCGCGCCTGGACCAAAAGGTCTGGGACAGCGCCGACGCCGTCTTCGATCCGTCAGACGAAGACGAGGCCGGCCGCTGGCGCTTCAAGGGCAAGCCGCTCGAGAAGTTCGACCTGGCCTGGGGCGAGACCAGGTTCCACGGCCAGTTCACTCCGTTCCGCCACCTGGCTTTCTTCCCCGAACAGGCCGCCAACTGGGCCTGGCAGGACGCCCGGGTCCGCGCCGTCAAGGGCCGCCAGCCCAAGGTGCTGAACCTGTTCGGCTATACTGGCGTCGCCAGCCTGGTCTGCGCCGCCGCCGGCGCGGCCGTCACCCATGTGGACGCCAGCAAGAAGTCGGTCGGCTTCGCCCGCGAGAACGCCGCCTTCGCCGGCCTGGCCGACAGGCCGATCCGCTGGATCGTCGAGGACGCCCGCCGCTTCGTGGCCCGCGAGGTGCGCCGCGGCTCCCAGTACGACGGGATCATCCTGGACCCGCCGAAGTTCGGCCGCGGCGCCGACGGCGAGGTCTGGCGCCTGTTCGAGGACCTGGCCGAGCTGACCCATAACTGCGCTCAAATCCTAGCGCCCGACGCCTCGTTCCTGCTGATGAACGCCTACGCTGCCCGGGTCTCGGGCGCGGCGATGTCGGGCCTGCTGGCCCAGGAGCTGAAGGGGCGCAGCGGGGTGATCGACTGGGGCGAGCTGTCGCTGGTCGAGGAGAAGGGCGACCGCCAGATCGGCCTGTCGTTCTTCGCCCGCTGGGCCTCGGAGTGA